From the genome of Saccopteryx bilineata isolate mSacBil1 chromosome 6, mSacBil1_pri_phased_curated, whole genome shotgun sequence, one region includes:
- the SSTR4 gene encoding LOW QUALITY PROTEIN: somatostatin receptor type 4 (The sequence of the model RefSeq protein was modified relative to this genomic sequence to represent the inferred CDS: inserted 4 bases in 3 codons; substituted 3 bases at 3 genomic stop codons), whose protein sequence is MNPDPFSLPSPQAHGTGPQKPGTCIRCIYALACLVGLLGNTLVFFIILLYAKMKTATNIYQLTLAVTGDRYFMLSMPFVVSTAVLHYCLFPWVLCSAVLSVNGLNLFTSVFXXPCSAWTATLCCSRCGEPSEVKLIHLGMCLASSLVTLAIAIFPNSRPTRSSQAMACTGCIXPSLLGDLHGLQLFLLGFLLPVLAISLCYLLIMNKTRAAALPAAWHQQRGSENVMWLVQMVLGPCALVLRCXAFYLVQPLNLPMTSLGATNRMVLILSYANSCANPILYGFFSDKFHPSFQQVLYLSCCLLEAVGGAEEKPLDYHATACKSRGGQXCICLPLPCPQEPAQPEPSPSRCPXTRTTTF, encoded by the exons ATGAACCCCGACCCCTTCAGCCTGCCTTCTCCCCAGGCACAT GGCACAGGCCCCCAGAAGCCGGGAACATGTATCCGGTGCATCTACGCTCTGGCTTGCCTGGTGGGTCTGCTGGGCAACACACTGGTGTTCTTCATCATCCTCCTTTATGCCAAGATGAAGACGGCCACGAACATCTACCAGCTAACCCTGGCCGTCACTGGTGACAGATATTTCATGCTGAGCATGCCCTTCGTGGTCTCCACTGCTGTCCTGCACTACTGCCTTTTCCCCTGGGTACTGTGCAGTGCGGTGCTCAGCGTGAATGGTCTCAACTTGTTCACCAGTGTTTTCTGATGACCTTGCTCAGCGTGGACTGCTACCCTCTGCTGCAGCAGATGTGGGGAGCCCAGCGAGGTCAAGCTGATCCATTTGGGCATGTGCCTGGCATCCTCACTGGTTACACTGGCCATTGCCATCTTCCCCAACTCCAGGCCCACTCGGAGCAGCCAGGCCATGGCTTGCACTGGCTGCATCTAGCCCAGCCTGCTTGGTGATCTTCATGGCCTACAACTTTTCCTGTTGGGCTTTCTGTTGCCGGTTCTAGCCATCAGCCTGTGCTACCTGCTTATCATGAATAAGACACGGGCAGCGGCACTACCAGCTGCCTGGCATCAGCAGAGAGGCTCAGAGAATGTCATGTGGCTGGTGCAGATGGTGCTAGGACCCTGTGCTCTTGTGCTCCGCT GCGCCTTCTACCTGGTGCAGCCACTGAACTTGCCTATGACCAGCCTGGGTGCCACCAACCGTATGGTCCTCATCCTCAGCTATGCCAACAGCTGTGCCAATCCTATCCTCTATGGCTTCTTCTCTGACAAATTCCACCCTTCTTTCCAGCAGGTTCTCTACCTGAGCTGCTGCCTGCTGGAAGCTGTTGGTGGTGCTGAGGAAAAACCCCTGGACTACCATGCCACTGCTTGCAAGAGCAGGGGTGGGC AATGCATATGCCTCCCACTTCCCTGCCCGCAGGAACCTGCACAGCCAGAACCCAGTCCAAGCAGGTGCCC CACCAGGACCACTACCTTCTGA